The Candidatus Acidiferrales bacterium genome contains the following window.
GCACGAATTTTTGTACAGGATTTTGCTCAAAGGAAAATTGAAACAGCACTACGAAATCGATCCGAAGGACAGCTGGATGCTGGCCGCGGCGGAAAAAAATCTGCCGCTTTTCGTGCCGGGATGGGAGGACTCGACGCTCGGCAACATGTTCGCGGGACAGACGATTCAAGGCAAAGTGAAAAATGTGACGACGATGCGCGGCGGCGTCGAGTACATGATCGAGCTGGCGCGCTGGTACATGGAGACGGCGACGCGGACGCCGCTGGGATTTTTCCAGATCGGCGGCGGGATCGCGGGAGATTTTCCGATCTGCGTGGTGCCGATGCTGAGCCAGGATTTGCGGCGAGACGATGTGCCGCTGTGGGCGTATTTCTGCCAGATCAGCGATTCGACGACGAGCTATGGATCGTATTCGGGCGCGGTGCCGAACGAAAAAATCACGTGGGGAAAGCTGGGAATTAACACGCCGCGATTCGTGATTGAATCGGATGCGACGATTGTGGCGCCGCTAGTTTTCGCGTACGTTCTCGGATGGTGAGAACTGAAACCGAAAACGAAAACGGGACGCGAAGCAGCGATCTCAGCGCGATTTTTCGAGAGCAAGAGCGAGGCCGAAGCCGACGAGCACGGCGCCGGTGACGCGGTCAATAGCCTTGGCGACGCGCGGGCGGCGCAGCCACGAGGAAAGCAAATTCGTGGCGGAGATGAGCACGACGAACCAGAGCAGTCCTTCGGCGACGTGAATGGAAGCGAGCAGCAGGATGAAGGAAGTCACGCCGACGCCAGCGGGAATGAATTGCGGCAGGAAAGTGACGTAGAAGACGCCGACTTTGGGATTGAGGATGTTGCAGAGGAAGCCGCGGGCGAACCAGCGTGCCGCGCTTTCAGAAGAAGCCGCTGCTGCGACTTCTGCAGAAGCCAGACGTTCTGTCTCGGCGAGCGCCGCGGATTTGCGAAAGAATATTTTTCCTCCGAGATAAATCAAGTAACAAGCGCCGACGATGCGAAGCGCGTTGTAGGCAAGATGCGAAACGGCGAGTAGCGCGCCGAGTCCTACCGAAACCGCGAGAGCCCAGCCGAAAAGTCCGCTGCAAATTCCCGTGCCAGCGAGCCACGCGCGGCGAGGACCTTCGACGGCGGCGGTGCGGAGGACGAGAGCTGTGTCTAGGCCGGGCGTGATGGTGAGAAGCGCCGCGGCGATGGCGAAAGCGATGAGCGCGTGAGGGACGGTCATTTTGCGCGTCTTGATTCGAAACCAAATCCAAATCCGATTCCACATGTAACGGACATCCCGGCGCGGAATCACTGGCTATTGTAGATGCGAGAACGCGCGCGGCGTCGCGGAAAAAATCGGGCGGACGGCACGAATTTCGATCATTCCCTGGGCTTGAGCTTGAGACGGGACTTATTCTCTTCGAGAAAAGCGCGGAGGCCGTCGGCGCTGTCGAGGAGACGAATCCACTGCTCGTAATAAAGCGTGACGGGGAAGCGGCCGAGACCGTAAATGCTGACGCCGCCTTTTTCGCCGACGCGAAACTCGAGCGAGCCGCGCTTTCGCGAGCCGGCCTGCTGTTCGAGTTCGGCGATGCGGGCGAGAAGTTCTTCCTTGGTCGGTTCGGACATAAGCGCGATTCCTTTCGGGCGAAGGTTTCGATGAGCTATGGAAATTCTACTACGAGTTCGGCGGTTCGCGGAATGAGAGGCGGCGCTGGGCGCTGGTTCAGCGTGAATTCTGAATTCTTGCGCCAGGATCGAGAAAATTCAAACTGAACACCACCATGCGGCGCCAGCGCGCGGCGTCTCTTGCTATACTGGCTGGCCTGCCGAATGCGGCGGGGCGATTCATGACATCTGCAACTTCCGAGCGCAAGAAACTATTTCTGGTGGACGCGATGGGGTACATCTTTCGCGCCTACTACGCACCCATGGGCGAACGATTCGAGCACAACGGCCTGCCGACGAAAGTTCCTTACATTTTTGCGACGATGATCCGGCGGCTGATCGAAAGCAAAGAGCTTGCGCCGGATTATCTGGGCATCGTGTTCGATACGCCGGAGCCGACGTTTCGCGACAAGCTTTTCGACCAATACAAGGCGCAGCGCGCGCCCGTGCCGGACGATTTGATCGTGCAATTGCCATTTGTGCGGAAATATTGCGAAGCGATGCGGCTGCCGATTCTGGAGATGGCGGGATACGAGGCCGATGACGTGATCGCGTCGCTGGCGCGGCAGGCGGCTGAGAAAAAACTCGATATTTACATCGTGACGGCGGACAAGGATTTCATGCAGCTGGTGGGCGGGCCGGTGCGGATGCTGAATCCGTCGAAGGGCGACCTGATCATTGACGAGAAAAAAGTCGAGGAACTGATGGGCGTGCCGCCGTCGAAGGTCGCGGACGTGATGGCGCTGATGGGCGATGCGATCGACAACATTCCCGGCGCGCGAGATCCGAACGAGAAGCCGGCGCCGGGCGAGCGGCGGAAGCCGGGCATCGGCGACGTGGGGGCGCGGACGCTGATCCAGCAATTCGGCAGCGCGGAAGAAGCGATCCGGCGAGCGAAGGAAGTGAGCCGCACGAGTTATCGCGAGGCGCTGGAGAACAACGCGAAATTCGTGAAACTGAGCAAGGAGCTGGCGACGATTCACGCCAAAGCTCCGGTGAAGCTGGAACTCGACACGCTGCGGCTGCGGCAGCCGGACTTGAATGTGCTGCGCGAATTTTATGCGGAGCTGGGATTCACGTCGCTGCTGAAGAGCTTGCCCGCGGTGACGATGAGCGGCGAAACGGATTACGCGAATTTCGAATCCGCGAAAGAGCTGCGAGAATTTCTGGAAAAACTGTCGGCGAAAGATGAGGTTGCGGTGTGGCTCGCGTTCGAGAGCGACGATCCGGACGACGAGGGATATGGCACGCGCGTGCGAGCGATTGAAGTCTCGAACCGTGCGGGATTCGCGCGCGTCTGTGCGAATGACGAAAGGGATTCCGCGCTGGCAGCGATTGCGGATTGGATGACAGACGCGAAACGACCGAAGATCGCTCATGATGCGAAATTGTTCGAGCTGCTTGGGCTGAGCGACGCGGAGGCAGCGAAACGCAATGCGGCTGGGGTACGGCACGCGACGATGCTCTATTCGTATTTACTGCGGCCGACGACAGCGAATCACGCGTTTGCAGAAGCCGTGCTGCGGCAATTGAACGTGACGCTCTCCGGCGCGGCCGGCGAGCATGCAGATTTTCTGATGCGGCTGGCGCCGGCGCTGCGCGCGGAAGTGGAAAAACAGAAACTGGCCGAGCTCTACGCGAAAATCGATCTGCCGCTGGCGGGCGTGCTTTCGCGTATGGAACGCGCAGGCGTGCATATCGATCCGAAGTCGCTGAAGAAAATTTCGGCGACGCTGGAAAAGGAAATTGGCGCGCTGGAAAAGAAGATTTTCAAGCTCGCGGGAGTGGAGTTCAACATCAATTCGCCGGTGCAACTGGCGGAGGTGTTGTATGACCGGCTGGGACTGGCGCTGCCGAAGCGCACGCGCGCGAAAGCGCGTTCGACGGCGGCGGAAGTGCTGACGGAACTTGCCGCGCTGCATGAAATGCCGCGGCTGGTGATGGAGTATCGCGAGCAAGCGAAACTGAAATCCACTTACGCGGACGCGCTGCAGGAGCGGATTTCACCGCAGACGGGGCGATTGCACACGCAACTGAGCCAGACGGGCGCGGCGACAGGACGACTGGCGTCTTCGAATCCGAATTTGCAGAACATTCCCGTGCGGACGGAGCTAGGACGCGAGATTCGCGCGGCGTTTGTGGCGGAGAAAGGAAACGTGCTGCTGTCAGCGGATTATTCGCAGATCGAACTGCGCATCCTGGCGCACTTCTCCGAGGATCCAGTGCTGGTGGAGGCGTTCCGGCGCGCGGAAGATATTCATTCGCGGACGGCGCAGGAAGTTTTCGGCGTTGCGCCGTTCGCGCAGACGGCGGAGCATCGGCGCGCAGCGAAAGTGATCAATTTCGGAATTATCTATGGGCTTTCGGCGTTCGGGCTGGCGCAGAATCTGCAGATTGACCAGAAAGAGGCCGTGAAATTCATCGCCGCGTATTTCGTGCGCTACAAGGGCGTGAAGAAATATCTCGAGCGGCAAGTGGAGGAGACGCGGCAAATCGGATTTACGCGAACGTTGTTCGGGCGCATCCGGCCGATCCCGGAAATCAATTCGCCGCAGGCGAATTTGCGAAACTTCGCCGAGCGCACGGCGATGAACACGCCGCTGCAGGGTACGGCCGCGGATTTGATCAAACTGGCGATGATTGACATCGACGGGAAGCTGAGCGAAGGAGAATTCGCGTCGCGGATGATTTTGCAGGTGCATGACGAATTGTTGTTTGAAGGACCGAAGAGCGAGATGGAGCGGCTGACGCCGATGGTGCGGGAGGCGATGGAGAAAGTTTACGAACTGCGCGTGCCGCTCGTGGTGGACATGAAGATGGGCGAGAACTGGCGCGATATGGAGCCGGTGGGCGTAAAATAATGCGGCGGTTTCGAGCTGCGAAGCAGAATCGCAAGAATCGGAGGAGGAGAAAATGGCGCATGATCATGCGGCGGGGTTTTTGGCGATCGTCAACGACGCGAAGAAGCGCGTGAAGGAAGAGGATTTCCGCGAGACGAAGAGGCGGTTGGACGCGGGAGAGAAAATGATTCTGGTGGACACGCGCGAAGACAATGAATGGTCGAAGGGGCGTATTCCGGGCGCGATTCATCTGGGCAAAGGCGTGATCGAGCGCGATATCGAGAACGCTGTACCGGACAAGAATGCGCGGCTGGTGCTTTACTGCGGCGGAGGGTTCCGCTCGGCGCTGGCTGCGGATAATCTGCAGAAGATGGGATACAAGAACGTGATTTCGATGGACGGCGGCTGGCGCGGGTGGACGGAGGCGGGATTTCCGACAGTGAAGGATTAGCGCGGCGGGCTAGAGCTCGGTGAGGACGCGATGGACGAGATGGATGGCGATGGCGCCTTCGCCGACGGCGGAAGCAACGCGCTTCACGTTTCCTGAACGAACATCGCCTACGGCAAACACGCCCGGGAGGCTCGTTTCCAGCATTTGTGGAGGGCGTTGCAATGGCCATATCGGTTTTTCGCTGGCCACGTCGATATCTCTGCCGGTGAGAATGAAGCCCTTGTCGTCGAGAGCGAGACATCCGCGCAGCCAGTCGGTTCGGGGCGAGGCTCCGGCCATAATAAAAACGTGGCGAATGTTGCGAGTTGAAGTCTGGCCGGTAACGTTGTCGCGCCAAGTCACGCGCTCCAGATGAGAATCGCCTTCGAGGCCGACGATTTCCGTTTTGTAGTGCAATTCGATGGCGGGATTTTGCTCGATGCGCTGAATGAGATAGCGCGACATGGTGTCTGACAACTGACCGGAGCGCACCAGCATATAAACCTTGCTCGCGGTTTGCGAAAGATAGACAGCGGCCTGGCCGGCGGAATTACCTCCGCCGATGATGATGACTTCTTCCTGCTCGCAGAGTTGCGCTTCCATGAATGTTGCGCCGTAATAAATGCCCTGGCCTTCGAACTTCGCAAGATTCAGAATGCCCGGCTTTTTGTATTGCGCGCCGGTGGCAATGACCAGCGAGCGCGTGACGAGCCTGGTGCCATTGTCCAAGACCACTTTGTACGGGCGCTTGGCGCAGTCCAATTGCACCACGTCGTGCGCAATCATCATTTTTGCGCCGAATTTTTGCGCCTGGACAATGGCACGATTGGCGAGTTCCTGGCCGGAGACTCCGGTCGGGAAGCCAAGATAATTTTCGATCTTCGAGCTCGAGCCCGCCTGGCCACCGGGAGCTTCGGTTTCGACGACGAGCACGTCGAGGCCCTCGGAGCCAGCGTAGACGGCCGCTGCAAGGCCGGATGGTCCGGCGCCGACAATAATCAAGTCGCGCACCTGCGTTTCATCGATGCCGGAATTAAAACCAAGGCAATCGGCGAGCTTCGGAATCGTTGGGTTGCGGAAGACGAAACCAGTGCCACCGCAAATGATGACGGGGATCTCGTCGATGCTTACGGAGAAGCGGTCGAGAATCTCTTGCGAAGCCTTATCGGTTTCGAGATCCACATAGGTATAAGGATGGCCGTTACGGTTCAGAAATTCGCGCAGGCGGAGGGTCTGGGCCGAGTGTCGCGAACCCATAAGAATGAGATTGCCCTGCCCGCGGTTGATGAGCTCGAGACGGCGCAGAATGAAAGCGCGCATGAAAATTTCGCTGAGTTCCGCGTCGCGGGCAATGAGCGAGCGCAGGCCATCTCCGGCGAGTTCCAGGAATTCACCGGGCTCGGCGACACGTCCCCGGACGAGGCAGCGCTTTCCGGAGATCATGGTGATCTCGCCAGTGAACTCCCCGGGACCATGCGTCGCGACAGGCC
Protein-coding sequences here:
- a CDS encoding deoxyhypusine synthase family protein, encoding MQTVMETQTMSAISSFMKKHFRHFNAAVVIDAAEAYIKHVTSGGKMFLTLAGAMSTAELGLSLAEMIRQGKVHGICCTGANLEEDLYNLVAHSHYERVPHYRQLSPREEADLLDRHLNRVTDTCIPEEEAMRRIERIVMEEWHAADRAGERYFPHEFLYRILLKGKLKQHYEIDPKDSWMLAAAEKNLPLFVPGWEDSTLGNMFAGQTIQGKVKNVTTMRGGVEYMIELARWYMETATRTPLGFFQIGGGIAGDFPICVVPMLSQDLRRDDVPLWAYFCQISDSTTSYGSYSGAVPNEKITWGKLGINTPRFVIESDATIVAPLVFAYVLGW
- a CDS encoding LysE family translocator gives rise to the protein MTVPHALIAFAIAAALLTITPGLDTALVLRTAAVEGPRRAWLAGTGICSGLFGWALAVSVGLGALLAVSHLAYNALRIVGACYLIYLGGKIFFRKSAALAETERLASAEVAAAASSESAARWFARGFLCNILNPKVGVFYVTFLPQFIPAGVGVTSFILLLASIHVAEGLLWFVVLISATNLLSSWLRRPRVAKAIDRVTGAVLVGFGLALALEKSR
- the polA gene encoding DNA polymerase I, whose amino-acid sequence is MTSATSERKKLFLVDAMGYIFRAYYAPMGERFEHNGLPTKVPYIFATMIRRLIESKELAPDYLGIVFDTPEPTFRDKLFDQYKAQRAPVPDDLIVQLPFVRKYCEAMRLPILEMAGYEADDVIASLARQAAEKKLDIYIVTADKDFMQLVGGPVRMLNPSKGDLIIDEKKVEELMGVPPSKVADVMALMGDAIDNIPGARDPNEKPAPGERRKPGIGDVGARTLIQQFGSAEEAIRRAKEVSRTSYREALENNAKFVKLSKELATIHAKAPVKLELDTLRLRQPDLNVLREFYAELGFTSLLKSLPAVTMSGETDYANFESAKELREFLEKLSAKDEVAVWLAFESDDPDDEGYGTRVRAIEVSNRAGFARVCANDERDSALAAIADWMTDAKRPKIAHDAKLFELLGLSDAEAAKRNAAGVRHATMLYSYLLRPTTANHAFAEAVLRQLNVTLSGAAGEHADFLMRLAPALRAEVEKQKLAELYAKIDLPLAGVLSRMERAGVHIDPKSLKKISATLEKEIGALEKKIFKLAGVEFNINSPVQLAEVLYDRLGLALPKRTRAKARSTAAEVLTELAALHEMPRLVMEYREQAKLKSTYADALQERISPQTGRLHTQLSQTGAATGRLASSNPNLQNIPVRTELGREIRAAFVAEKGNVLLSADYSQIELRILAHFSEDPVLVEAFRRAEDIHSRTAQEVFGVAPFAQTAEHRRAAKVINFGIIYGLSAFGLAQNLQIDQKEAVKFIAAYFVRYKGVKKYLERQVEETRQIGFTRTLFGRIRPIPEINSPQANLRNFAERTAMNTPLQGTAADLIKLAMIDIDGKLSEGEFASRMILQVHDELLFEGPKSEMERLTPMVREAMEKVYELRVPLVVDMKMGENWRDMEPVGVK
- a CDS encoding rhodanese-like domain-containing protein, coding for MAHDHAAGFLAIVNDAKKRVKEEDFRETKRRLDAGEKMILVDTREDNEWSKGRIPGAIHLGKGVIERDIENAVPDKNARLVLYCGGGFRSALAADNLQKMGYKNVISMDGGWRGWTEAGFPTVKD
- a CDS encoding FAD-dependent oxidoreductase; the protein is MAFSTPIPSVLDPRTQAFPVLSEPQIDRIRSHGRLRHVETGDILFEPGDMDVPFFVLLSGRMEIVQPDFTGERPVATHGPGEFTGEITMISGKRCLVRGRVAEPGEFLELAGDGLRSLIARDAELSEIFMRAFILRRLELINRGQGNLILMGSRHSAQTLRLREFLNRNGHPYTYVDLETDKASQEILDRFSVSIDEIPVIICGGTGFVFRNPTIPKLADCLGFNSGIDETQVRDLIIVGAGPSGLAAAVYAGSEGLDVLVVETEAPGGQAGSSSKIENYLGFPTGVSGQELANRAIVQAQKFGAKMMIAHDVVQLDCAKRPYKVVLDNGTRLVTRSLVIATGAQYKKPGILNLAKFEGQGIYYGATFMEAQLCEQEEVIIIGGGNSAGQAAVYLSQTASKVYMLVRSGQLSDTMSRYLIQRIEQNPAIELHYKTEIVGLEGDSHLERVTWRDNVTGQTSTRNIRHVFIMAGASPRTDWLRGCLALDDKGFILTGRDIDVASEKPIWPLQRPPQMLETSLPGVFAVGDVRSGNVKRVASAVGEGAIAIHLVHRVLTEL